A window from Myxococcus fulvus encodes these proteins:
- the mutM gene encoding bifunctional DNA-formamidopyrimidine glycosylase/DNA-(apurinic or apyrimidinic site) lyase, with protein MAEVPEVEIITRDLRQAVIGRRIADLEVLAPAAVRFPSPDDFVTALRGRRIVDARRRAKFILLGLDDGQTLAVHFMLWGELSLRPEGAERPSETLVILTLEDGEALFLTDTLGYARVAVGPTAELCARLKLEELGPEVLDTAFTPEVLARRLGRRRSPLKTVLLNQRIIAGLGNRDADESLWRAGLDPRRLATSLSRDEVSRLHQAMRTVLEEGLALRGTQRDLFGVKGKAKHRRNVFERTGAPCPSCTTPITHERVGGRNTHWCPRCQPEEGTATGPTQGVLW; from the coding sequence ATGGCCGAGGTCCCCGAAGTCGAAATCATCACGCGTGACTTGCGGCAGGCCGTCATCGGCCGGCGTATCGCCGACCTCGAGGTGCTCGCGCCCGCGGCGGTCCGCTTCCCCTCGCCGGACGACTTCGTCACGGCGCTCCGGGGCCGACGAATCGTCGACGCGCGGCGACGGGCCAAGTTCATCCTGTTGGGGCTCGATGACGGACAGACGCTCGCCGTCCACTTCATGCTCTGGGGCGAGCTGTCATTGCGGCCCGAAGGTGCGGAGCGCCCCTCCGAGACGCTGGTCATCCTGACGCTGGAGGACGGCGAGGCGCTCTTCCTCACGGACACGCTGGGCTACGCGCGCGTGGCGGTGGGGCCCACGGCCGAACTGTGCGCGCGGTTGAAGCTGGAGGAGCTGGGGCCGGAGGTGCTCGACACGGCCTTCACGCCCGAGGTGCTCGCGCGCCGTCTCGGCCGACGCAGGAGCCCGCTCAAGACGGTGTTGCTCAACCAGCGCATCATCGCCGGGCTGGGCAACCGCGACGCGGACGAGAGCCTGTGGCGCGCGGGACTCGACCCACGGCGTCTGGCGACCTCGCTGTCCCGCGACGAGGTGTCACGGTTGCACCAGGCGATGCGGACCGTGCTCGAGGAGGGGCTCGCGTTGCGAGGCACGCAGCGGGACTTGTTCGGCGTGAAGGGCAAGGCGAAGCACCGGCGCAACGTCTTCGAGCGCACCGGCGCCCCCTGTCCGAGCTGCACCACCCCCATCACCCACGAGCGCGTCGGCGGGAGGAACACGCACTGGTGCCCTCGCTGCCAGCCGGAGGAAGGCACCGCCACGGGGCCGACCCAGGGCGTCCTCTGGTAG